One genomic region from Bacillus aquiflavi encodes:
- the mreBH gene encoding rod-share determining protein MreBH produces MFSTSEIGIDLGTANILVYSKNKGIALNEPSVVAINTETGNVLAVGEEAKAMIGKTPNNIVAIRPLRDGVIADYNVTSDMLKHIIRKAGKKIGFAIRKPTVVVCTPSGSTSVERRAIEDAAMNAGAKKVHLIEEPVAAAIGAGLPVDEPIANVVVDIGGGTTEVAIISYGGVVACNSIRVGGDRLDDDIIQYVRKFYGVLIGERTAEQIKMEIGYALVEHDELKMDVRGRDLVTGLPKTITLSSFEIREAMKEAFLHIIQAVKSTLEECPAELSGDIVDRGVILTGGGALMNGMQEWITGEIHVPVHIAENPLECVAIGTGKSLQFIHRLEAATR; encoded by the coding sequence ATGTTTTCTACTTCTGAAATTGGTATTGACTTAGGTACTGCAAATATTTTAGTTTATAGTAAAAACAAAGGAATTGCATTGAATGAACCCTCTGTAGTAGCCATAAACACTGAAACGGGCAATGTTCTGGCTGTTGGAGAAGAAGCAAAGGCGATGATCGGTAAAACACCGAACAATATTGTGGCGATTCGCCCCTTACGAGATGGAGTCATTGCAGATTATAATGTGACATCGGACATGCTCAAACATATTATTCGAAAAGCCGGAAAGAAAATTGGCTTTGCAATTCGAAAGCCGACTGTAGTCGTTTGTACACCGTCTGGATCAACGAGTGTTGAACGAAGAGCAATAGAGGATGCAGCGATGAATGCTGGAGCAAAAAAAGTGCATTTAATTGAAGAACCGGTTGCAGCGGCAATTGGGGCGGGATTGCCTGTTGATGAGCCGATTGCTAACGTAGTCGTTGATATTGGAGGCGGAACTACTGAAGTAGCGATTATTTCCTACGGAGGAGTTGTTGCTTGTAACTCTATTCGGGTCGGTGGAGACCGATTAGACGATGATATTATTCAATATGTTCGTAAATTTTATGGCGTATTAATTGGGGAACGGACTGCAGAACAAATTAAAATGGAGATAGGATACGCACTTGTTGAGCATGATGAGTTGAAAATGGATGTAAGGGGACGCGACCTCGTTACAGGGTTACCAAAAACGATCACTTTATCTTCATTTGAAATTAGAGAAGCGATGAAAGAAGCATTTCTACATATTATTCAAGCTGTTAAATCCACTTTAGAGGAATGTCCTGCAGAATTAAGTGGTGATATCGTTGATCGAGGTGTTATTTTAACTGGCGGTGGAGCTTTAATGAACGGAATGCAGGAATGGATTACAGGCGAAATTCATGTTCCTGTTCATATTGCTGAAAATCCCCTCGAATGCGTTGCAATCGGAACAGGAAAGTCTTTACAATTTATTCATAGACTCGAAGCAGCAACACGATAA
- a CDS encoding outer spore coat protein CotE, with protein MGEYREIITKAVVAKGRKYTKSHHTICPAHHPSSILGCWIINHKYEARKVEKTVEVCGTCDINVWYSYKDNTKTEVVTEQVEYKDVIKFKYRDPDCFDDHEVVARVLQQPNCIEAVVSPNGNKVIVHDEREFLVELIGETKVCVAVNPKCCKKDDDDWGLDIDDEEFEDLNPEFLDATEEE; from the coding sequence ATGGGAGAATACAGAGAGATTATCACAAAAGCGGTCGTTGCAAAGGGACGAAAATATACAAAGTCCCATCATACGATTTGCCCTGCACACCATCCGTCTAGTATACTCGGCTGTTGGATTATAAATCATAAATATGAAGCAAGGAAAGTCGAAAAAACAGTCGAGGTTTGCGGCACCTGTGACATTAATGTTTGGTACTCCTATAAAGATAATACAAAAACAGAAGTAGTTACTGAACAGGTTGAATACAAAGATGTCATAAAGTTTAAATACCGTGATCCCGATTGTTTTGATGATCATGAAGTAGTCGCACGAGTGCTTCAACAGCCAAATTGTATTGAGGCCGTCGTATCCCCTAACGGGAACAAGGTGATTGTACATGATGAAAGAGAGTTTCTCGTTGAATTGATCGGCGAAACAAAGGTTTGTGTCGCTGTCAACCCGAAATGCTGTAAAAAAGACGATGATGATTGGGGATTAGATATTGACGATGAAGAATTTGAAGACTTAAATCCTGAATTTTTAGACGCGACAGAAGAAGAATAG
- the mutL gene encoding DNA mismatch repair endonuclease MutL — protein MGRIIQLDDALSNKIAAGEVVERPASVVKELVENAIDAGGTVIEIVVEEAGLTKIRVIDNGDGIEADDVLTAFERHATSKIKDENDLFRIRTLGFRGEALPSIASVSKLELKTSTGVSAGTCVHIHGGEVIAVEKTSSRKGTDITVTDLFYNTPARLKYMKTIHTELGNITDVVNRLALAHPEVAIQLTHNGRKLLQTNGSGDVRQVLAAIYGVNLAKRMIKISASSLDFQLEGYMSLPEVTRASRNYISTMINGRFIKNYSIVKAILEGYHTLLPIGRYPIVLLNMKMDPILVDVNVHPAKLEVRLSKEHELNKLITTSIKEEFKTKTLIPTGPTPTSVVKERPQVEQTSLNLDHLREKASVENRFDEMPKITEEPSIFAEKNEKPSILMKEEEKDGDEAFYFNEDEEQVPYIEEKRDDAIYIDSENRPATIPPLYPIGQMHGTYIFAQNDKGLYMIDQHAAQERIKYEFYKEKIGQVENELQELLIPITFEFSIDEYVKINEHKAELEKVGVFLESFGHQCFIVRAHPQWFPRGEEKEMIEGMIEQLLSMKKVDIKALREEAAIMMSCKASIKANQHLRNDEIQALLDELRQTSDPFTCPHGRPIIIHYSIYDLEKMFKRVM, from the coding sequence TTGGGAAGAATTATTCAGCTCGATGATGCATTATCGAACAAAATTGCTGCTGGAGAAGTTGTTGAGCGGCCAGCTTCTGTTGTAAAAGAGCTAGTTGAAAATGCGATTGATGCAGGTGGGACTGTCATAGAAATAGTCGTAGAAGAGGCGGGTTTAACAAAAATCCGTGTCATTGACAACGGTGATGGAATTGAAGCGGATGATGTGCTTACTGCATTTGAGCGTCATGCAACGAGTAAAATAAAAGATGAAAATGACTTGTTTCGGATTCGAACGCTCGGATTTCGCGGTGAAGCATTGCCTAGTATTGCTTCTGTTTCAAAATTAGAACTAAAAACGAGTACTGGTGTCAGTGCAGGAACATGTGTACACATTCATGGTGGCGAAGTAATCGCAGTAGAAAAAACATCAAGTCGAAAAGGAACAGATATTACTGTGACGGACTTGTTTTATAATACACCAGCTCGCTTAAAATATATGAAGACAATTCATACAGAATTAGGGAATATAACAGATGTTGTGAATCGGCTTGCACTTGCACATCCAGAGGTTGCGATTCAATTAACCCATAATGGGAGAAAGCTTTTACAAACAAATGGCAGTGGGGATGTACGTCAAGTCCTTGCTGCGATATATGGTGTGAATCTTGCAAAAAGAATGATTAAAATTTCAGCAAGCTCATTAGATTTTCAGCTTGAAGGATATATGTCATTGCCTGAAGTAACCCGCGCTTCACGCAATTACATCTCAACAATGATTAATGGGAGATTTATTAAAAACTATTCAATTGTAAAAGCGATATTAGAAGGGTATCATACTTTATTGCCTATCGGACGCTACCCAATCGTACTATTAAATATGAAGATGGATCCGATTTTAGTTGATGTTAATGTACATCCGGCAAAGCTAGAAGTGCGATTAAGCAAGGAGCATGAATTAAATAAACTAATTACAACGTCGATAAAAGAAGAGTTTAAAACAAAGACGTTGATCCCTACAGGACCGACGCCTACTTCTGTCGTAAAAGAACGGCCACAAGTTGAGCAAACTTCTTTGAATTTAGATCACTTACGGGAAAAGGCTTCAGTTGAAAATCGTTTTGATGAAATGCCAAAAATTACTGAAGAGCCATCAATTTTTGCTGAAAAGAATGAAAAGCCTAGCATTTTAATGAAGGAAGAAGAGAAGGACGGGGACGAAGCTTTTTATTTTAACGAAGATGAGGAACAAGTTCCTTATATTGAAGAAAAGAGAGATGACGCTATCTATATTGACAGCGAAAATCGTCCAGCAACAATTCCTCCATTATATCCGATTGGACAAATGCATGGGACATATATTTTTGCCCAAAATGACAAAGGGCTGTACATGATCGATCAGCACGCTGCCCAGGAACGAATTAAATATGAATTTTATAAAGAAAAAATTGGTCAAGTGGAAAATGAGCTTCAAGAGCTACTTATACCAATTACATTTGAATTTTCAATCGATGAATATGTGAAAATTAATGAGCATAAAGCAGAGCTTGAAAAAGTAGGGGTTTTTTTAGAATCGTTCGGACATCAATGTTTTATCGTCCGTGCTCATCCTCAATGGTTTCCTCGTGGAGAAGAGAAGGAAATGATTGAAGGAATGATTGAACAACTTTTATCGATGAAAAAGGTTGATATAAAAGCATTGCGTGAAGAAGCTGCAATTATGATGAGTTGTAAAGCATCTATTAAAGCAAATCAGCATTTACGAAACGATGAAATTCAAGCACTTTTAGATGAATTACGGCAAACATCTGATCCATTCACTTGTCCGCATGGACGGCCGATTATAATTCACTATTCTATTTATGATTTAGAAAAGATGTTTAAAAGAGTCATGTAA
- the mutS gene encoding DNA mismatch repair protein MutS, with amino-acid sequence MAGYTPMIQQYLRVKADYEDAFLFFRLGDFYEMFFEDAEKASQELEITLTSRDGGGKERIPMCGVPYHSAPQYIDQLIEKGYKVAICEQTEDPKQAKGVVKREVVQLITPGTMMDGRGLNDKENNYIATITSFADETYGFACNDLSTGENRVTLLVSFDDCLNELSLTGAKEVVVAHDFDGELTRKMKERSVMTISSEDDTEIKDTFAHLLEKITQDKLSITISRLFNYLYRTQKRSLDHLQPVTTYQVQQYMKIDYYSKRNLELTETIRSKGKKGSLLWLLDETMTAMGGRMLKAWIDRPLIDKEQIEYRQSLVETFIAQYFEREELREMLKEVYDLERLAGRVAFGNVNARDLTQLKRSLQHVPKIKEIVGHLPNKKAVQLADKLDPCEAVTDLLDRSLVENAPVSIKEGNIIRDGYHKELDQYRDASRNGKTWLAELEKREREKTGIKSLKVGYNRVFGYYIEVTKANLHLLQEGLYERKQTLTNAERFVTAELKEKEALILQAEEKSVELEYKIFTEIREFVKEYIPRLQALAKLISELDVLQCFATVSEQRHYVKPSFSEERRIDIIDGRHPVVEKVMAAQEYVPNDCLMNSEREILLITGPNMSGKSTYMRQIALTAVLAQIGCFVPASEAVLPIFDQVFTRIGAADDLISGQSTFMVEMLEANYAITNATQNSLILFDEIGRGTSTYDGMALAQAMIEYIHDRIGAKMLFSTHYHELTVLEKELNRVKNVHVSAIEQNGKVVFLHKIKQGPADKSYGINVAELANLPTGLISRATEILHILENTKSKNEDIQTNEQDVAKEEIAQLSFFEQPVKPKKNEFTQREKQVINQVKELNILDMTPLDAINTLYKLQKKLKG; translated from the coding sequence ATGGCTGGATATACGCCGATGATACAGCAATATTTACGTGTAAAGGCAGATTATGAGGATGCCTTTTTATTTTTCCGTTTAGGTGATTTTTATGAAATGTTCTTTGAAGATGCAGAAAAGGCATCGCAAGAACTAGAGATTACTTTAACAAGTCGGGATGGAGGTGGCAAGGAACGCATTCCGATGTGTGGAGTTCCATATCATTCAGCTCCACAATATATCGATCAATTAATTGAAAAGGGTTATAAAGTGGCAATTTGTGAGCAAACTGAAGACCCGAAGCAAGCGAAGGGCGTTGTGAAGCGCGAAGTCGTCCAACTGATTACCCCAGGTACAATGATGGATGGACGAGGATTAAATGATAAAGAGAATAATTATATTGCAACGATTACGTCTTTTGCTGACGAAACATATGGATTTGCGTGCAACGACTTATCAACAGGGGAAAATCGAGTCACTTTACTAGTTAGCTTTGATGATTGTTTAAATGAACTATCTTTAACTGGAGCAAAAGAAGTTGTTGTTGCCCATGATTTTGATGGGGAATTAACGCGCAAAATGAAAGAGCGTTCAGTTATGACGATCTCATCTGAGGATGATACGGAAATAAAGGATACATTTGCTCACTTGCTTGAAAAAATAACTCAAGATAAGCTTTCAATAACGATTAGCCGGTTATTTAATTATTTATATCGCACGCAAAAGCGGAGCCTTGATCATTTACAGCCAGTTACAACTTATCAAGTACAACAATATATGAAAATTGACTATTATTCAAAACGGAACTTAGAGCTAACGGAAACAATCCGCTCAAAAGGAAAAAAGGGTTCTCTTTTATGGCTATTAGATGAAACAATGACTGCAATGGGCGGACGTATGCTTAAGGCTTGGATTGACCGTCCGTTAATCGACAAAGAACAGATTGAATATCGTCAGTCGTTAGTCGAAACTTTCATTGCCCAATATTTTGAACGAGAAGAACTGCGGGAAATGTTAAAGGAAGTCTACGATCTTGAAAGGTTAGCTGGTCGAGTCGCCTTCGGAAATGTAAATGCTCGAGACTTAACACAATTAAAACGTTCACTTCAACATGTCCCAAAAATAAAAGAAATTGTTGGTCACCTTCCTAATAAGAAAGCGGTTCAATTAGCTGACAAGCTTGATCCATGTGAAGCTGTTACAGATTTGTTAGACCGTTCGTTAGTTGAAAACGCTCCTGTATCTATTAAAGAAGGCAATATTATTCGAGACGGTTATCATAAAGAGCTTGATCAATATCGCGATGCAAGCAGAAACGGGAAAACGTGGCTTGCAGAGCTAGAAAAGCGAGAGCGGGAAAAAACAGGGATTAAATCATTAAAAGTAGGCTATAATCGTGTCTTTGGGTATTACATTGAAGTAACAAAAGCAAATCTCCATTTATTACAAGAAGGTTTGTACGAACGGAAGCAAACGTTAACGAATGCAGAACGTTTTGTTACGGCTGAATTAAAGGAAAAAGAAGCACTTATTTTACAAGCGGAAGAAAAAAGTGTTGAGCTTGAGTATAAAATATTCACTGAAATTCGTGAATTTGTGAAAGAATATATTCCAAGATTGCAAGCGTTAGCGAAATTAATTAGTGAGCTCGATGTATTGCAGTGCTTTGCGACGGTTAGTGAGCAAAGACATTATGTGAAACCTAGTTTTTCAGAGGAACGTCGAATTGATATTATAGACGGTCGCCATCCTGTTGTAGAAAAAGTAATGGCAGCCCAAGAATATGTACCGAATGATTGCCTAATGAATAGCGAACGTGAAATTTTATTAATTACAGGACCTAATATGTCTGGAAAAAGTACATATATGCGTCAAATTGCTTTAACCGCCGTTTTAGCACAAATCGGCTGTTTCGTTCCAGCTTCTGAAGCGGTACTGCCAATATTTGATCAAGTATTTACGAGAATTGGAGCCGCTGACGATTTAATCTCTGGTCAAAGTACGTTTATGGTTGAAATGCTAGAGGCAAATTATGCAATTACTAATGCAACACAAAACAGTTTAATTTTATTTGATGAAATCGGACGGGGAACATCAACATATGATGGGATGGCGCTTGCACAAGCAATGATCGAGTATATACATGATCGCATCGGTGCAAAAATGTTATTTTCAACCCATTATCACGAGCTGACTGTCCTTGAAAAAGAACTTAATCGAGTAAAAAATGTCCACGTTAGTGCAATTGAACAAAATGGGAAGGTTGTTTTTCTTCATAAAATTAAGCAGGGGCCAGCAGATAAAAGCTATGGAATTAATGTGGCTGAGCTTGCTAATCTTCCAACTGGATTAATTTCCCGGGCAACTGAAATTTTACATATACTTGAGAATACAAAAAGCAAAAACGAGGATATACAAACGAATGAACAAGACGTTGCAAAAGAAGAAATAGCACAACTATCATTTTTTGAACAACCAGTTAAGCCAAAAAAGAATGAGTTCACCCAAAGAGAAAAACAAGTGATTAATCAAGTGAAGGAGTTAAATATTTTAGATATGACGCCATTAGATGCGATCAATACGTTGTACAAGCTGCAAAAAAAATTAAAAGGCTGA
- a CDS encoding LysR family transcriptional regulator has protein sequence MDFKWLHTFITAAKYENFRKTAEELFISQPSVTVHIKLLEEEIGCILFKRGGRKVSLTEEGRKFLPHAKQLLIKYEESLADLMRFRQGYMHKLTIAISPLIAESIMPFILKRYITFNPEIEISVQVLESKEIATAVLNGDVDLGLSRLHVQDANLICKTLYEDPVVLIVPHDGKDSETAPPLDAEELLTTHYLITHNHPEYWDRLLAALRVQIPTIRTMAVSQVYVTKRFIIEGLGVSFLPSSTVRRELLEGRLLEAPCPFIQLPIAKTYAILKYEHPQETHFLQFLSQFKM, from the coding sequence ATGGATTTTAAATGGCTCCATACCTTTATCACTGCCGCTAAATATGAAAATTTTCGCAAAACAGCTGAGGAGCTTTTTATATCTCAACCATCGGTTACAGTTCATATTAAACTGCTTGAAGAAGAGATTGGCTGTATTTTGTTTAAGAGAGGTGGACGAAAAGTAAGTTTGACAGAGGAAGGAAGAAAGTTTTTACCTCATGCTAAACAATTACTAATAAAGTACGAAGAAAGTCTTGCAGATTTAATGCGCTTTCGCCAAGGGTATATGCACAAGCTCACAATTGCTATTTCTCCGCTGATCGCTGAATCGATTATGCCATTCATATTAAAACGGTATATTACTTTTAACCCAGAAATTGAAATATCGGTACAAGTATTAGAGTCAAAAGAAATCGCAACCGCTGTTTTAAATGGTGATGTTGATCTTGGACTTTCTCGGCTTCATGTTCAAGATGCAAATTTAATTTGTAAAACGTTATACGAAGATCCTGTTGTCCTTATCGTCCCGCATGATGGTAAAGATAGTGAAACAGCTCCTCCTTTAGACGCAGAAGAGTTGTTAACAACTCATTATCTAATCACTCATAACCATCCAGAATATTGGGACCGATTACTTGCTGCACTTCGTGTTCAAATACCAACGATTAGAACAATGGCAGTCTCGCAAGTTTATGTAACAAAGCGATTTATCATCGAAGGGCTTGGTGTTTCTTTTTTGCCTTCCTCAACTGTTCGTCGTGAGCTTCTTGAAGGTAGGTTACTCGAAGCTCCTTGCCCATTTATCCAACTGCCAATTGCAAAAACATATGCGATATTAAAATATGAACATCCACAAGAAACTCATTTTCTCCAATTTTTAAGTCAGTTTAAAATGTAA
- a CDS encoding citrate synthase/methylcitrate synthase, which translates to MFQPGLKGVIAAKSSISYINGAKGQLVYRGFAANEIALRFSFEEAAHLLWYGKLPNDKEREVMENKLKTKRELPIYIQRMIDLLPENIDMMGVIRTAVSALGNSRFSWKPTVDQAIELTAMIPTIIAYRQRKLAGQEPIEPNLYYNHVENYLYMLSGQIPSSIHVKGLETYMILTLEHGMNASTFSARVTASTESDLVSAITSAIGTMKGPLHGGAPSDVTKMLNDIEKKENAERWLKEKLERGERLMGFGHRVYKTKDPRAIALRTKALEIGKDDPWLSLALYVEETAIRLLEEYKPGRKLYTNVEFYAAALMRSLQIEDELFTPTFTAARVVGWSAHVIEQAKHNVLFRPESYYIGDLPKTR; encoded by the coding sequence ATGTTTCAACCAGGTTTAAAAGGGGTTATTGCAGCAAAATCATCGATTAGTTATATTAATGGTGCAAAAGGTCAACTTGTATATAGGGGTTTTGCAGCAAATGAGATTGCCTTACGATTTTCATTTGAGGAAGCGGCGCATTTGCTTTGGTATGGGAAATTACCGAACGACAAGGAAAGAGAAGTGATGGAGAATAAGTTAAAAACGAAAAGGGAGCTCCCGATTTATATTCAAAGAATGATTGATTTACTTCCGGAAAATATAGATATGATGGGTGTCATTAGAACAGCAGTTTCAGCTCTCGGGAATTCTAGGTTTTCATGGAAACCTACGGTTGATCAAGCTATTGAGCTTACCGCGATGATTCCAACAATCATTGCCTATCGGCAAAGAAAGTTAGCAGGTCAAGAGCCAATTGAACCAAACTTATATTATAATCATGTTGAAAACTATTTGTACATGCTCTCTGGGCAAATACCATCTTCGATTCATGTTAAAGGATTAGAAACATATATGATTTTAACACTTGAACATGGAATGAACGCATCGACCTTTTCAGCAAGAGTAACCGCATCGACTGAATCTGATTTAGTATCGGCTATAACATCGGCTATTGGTACGATGAAAGGGCCGCTGCACGGAGGAGCACCATCAGATGTGACAAAAATGCTTAATGACATTGAGAAAAAAGAAAATGCAGAACGGTGGCTTAAAGAGAAATTAGAACGCGGTGAGAGGCTAATGGGGTTTGGTCATCGAGTCTATAAAACAAAAGATCCGAGAGCGATAGCGTTAAGAACGAAAGCTCTTGAAATCGGCAAGGACGATCCTTGGCTTTCTTTAGCGCTGTATGTAGAAGAAACAGCGATACGTCTGCTCGAGGAGTATAAACCTGGCCGTAAGTTGTATACAAATGTAGAATTTTATGCAGCAGCTCTTATGCGCTCACTTCAGATAGAGGATGAGCTCTTTACCCCAACATTTACAGCAGCAAGGGTTGTTGGCTGGTCTGCTCATGTAATAGAACAAGCTAAGCATAATGTATTGTTCCGTCCAGAATCTTATTATATAGGGGATTTACCTAAGACGAGATAA
- a CDS encoding DinB family protein, with protein MINFFEYNWQVRDEWFNWCKQLTEEELLQDRIGGVGSILFTLFHIIDVEYSWIRGMKGEEDVVFNFDDYNTLLKVKFLSNKLRYEIVEFLKTDFVKDEFVTVPWDENKYTKDEIIHHIIAHEIHHIGQLSVWARELARSPVSAHFIGRKLNYLLLEKGN; from the coding sequence ATGATCAATTTTTTTGAGTATAACTGGCAAGTTAGAGATGAATGGTTTAACTGGTGTAAGCAACTAACAGAAGAAGAGCTGTTACAAGACCGCATTGGGGGAGTAGGTAGTATTTTGTTCACTCTTTTTCACATTATTGACGTTGAATATAGTTGGATTCGCGGCATGAAAGGTGAAGAAGACGTAGTGTTTAATTTTGATGATTATAATACGCTTTTAAAAGTTAAATTTCTCTCAAACAAATTACGGTATGAGATAGTTGAATTTTTAAAGACAGATTTTGTTAAGGATGAATTTGTAACAGTGCCTTGGGATGAAAATAAATATACAAAGGATGAAATCATACATCATATTATAGCTCATGAAATTCATCATATTGGTCAACTTTCTGTTTGGGCAAGAGAATTAGCACGAAGTCCCGTATCCGCCCATTTTATCGGCAGAAAATTAAACTATTTATTGTTAGAGAAAGGTAATTAA